In Hamadaea flava, a genomic segment contains:
- the mptB gene encoding polyprenol phosphomannose-dependent alpha 1,6 mannosyltransferase MptB codes for MRAAGAGRAAAAGLAASAVLAVAAWLAGALPSGDPAPTLRLAGLGSTSGRFQLGLLLWLVATAALGLIWWRSRNPSVLWFAPLLFAPPLASRDVYAYACQGDIWLAGLDPYKLGVADGGCLWTPSVPELWWHTPTPYGPLAIVLSGAAVAIAKFVATDLDTQLTIAVTVLRLIALGGLALLGWGLKTLGRNGKGWWLGLLTPLVALHAVSGAHNDAVLAGLIVAGLAAATSKRKNDWLIAGVLIGGAVAIKVTALVALPFVLLLLPPWRQRWAALAASVGTFAALTLASGLGLGWVNGLRDTGDLQQWTSLPTGAGMAVGYLLRAFGIDAMSASITVARALGLIALLIIGLYAIRKSWRAPAATVIAACGWVLAALAVLGPVFYPWYALAPLAVLAAAGTEAWTRTRIAVTVGLCFLVLPNGLGLAVLTKGPGAFAALAAVIALLAYAVRARPRPTG; via the coding sequence GTGCGAGCAGCGGGAGCGGGGCGAGCAGCGGCAGCGGGCCTGGCGGCGTCAGCGGTGCTGGCGGTGGCGGCGTGGCTGGCCGGTGCGCTGCCGTCGGGTGATCCCGCGCCGACGCTCCGCCTGGCGGGCTTGGGTTCCACGAGCGGCCGGTTCCAGCTCGGCCTGCTGTTGTGGCTGGTCGCGACGGCGGCGCTGGGCTTGATCTGGTGGCGGAGCAGGAACCCGAGTGTGCTCTGGTTCGCGCCGTTGCTGTTCGCGCCGCCGCTGGCCAGCCGGGACGTGTATGCGTACGCGTGTCAGGGCGACATCTGGCTCGCCGGGTTGGATCCCTACAAGCTCGGCGTCGCCGACGGCGGTTGTCTGTGGACGCCCAGTGTGCCGGAGCTCTGGTGGCACACCCCGACGCCGTACGGCCCGCTCGCGATCGTCCTGAGTGGAGCTGCGGTGGCGATCGCGAAGTTCGTCGCCACCGATCTGGACACGCAGCTGACGATCGCGGTCACCGTGCTCCGCCTGATCGCGCTGGGCGGACTCGCGCTGCTCGGCTGGGGTCTGAAAACCTTGGGTCGCAACGGGAAAGGCTGGTGGCTCGGCCTGCTCACGCCGCTGGTGGCGCTGCACGCCGTCTCCGGCGCGCACAACGACGCGGTGCTGGCCGGGCTCATCGTGGCTGGGCTTGCGGCTGCCACGAGCAAGCGCAAGAACGATTGGCTCATCGCCGGGGTGCTGATCGGCGGCGCGGTGGCGATCAAGGTCACCGCCCTGGTGGCGCTGCCGTTCGTGCTGCTGCTGCTCCCGCCGTGGCGGCAGCGCTGGGCGGCGCTCGCGGCGAGCGTCGGCACGTTCGCCGCGCTCACCCTCGCGTCGGGGCTCGGCCTCGGCTGGGTGAACGGCCTGCGCGACACCGGGGACCTCCAGCAGTGGACCTCACTGCCGACCGGCGCGGGCATGGCGGTCGGCTACCTGCTCCGCGCGTTCGGGATCGACGCGATGTCCGCGTCCATCACGGTGGCGCGCGCGCTCGGCCTGATCGCCCTCCTCATCATCGGCTTGTACGCGATAAGGAAGTCCTGGCGGGCGCCGGCCGCGACGGTGATCGCCGCCTGCGGCTGGGTGCTGGCGGCGCTGGCCGTCCTCGGTCCAGTCTTCTACCCCTGGTACGCCTTGGCGCCGCTGGCCGTCCTGGCCGCCGCCGGGACCGAGGCGTGGACGCGTACGCGGATAGCCGTCACGGTCGGGCTGTGTTTCCTGGTCCTGCCCAACGGATTGGGGCTGGCCGTGCTGACGAAGGGGCCGGGGGCCTTCGCCGCGCTCGCGGCCGTCATCGCCCTGCTGGCGTACGCCGTCCGAGCCAGACCCAGACCGACAGGGTGA
- a CDS encoding lycopene cyclase domain-containing protein: MALTYLAVLAGCLICAIWLEPVLHVGVLRQVRRLALTIAPVAALFLIWDLAAVHSGWWSFDPAQLLGVRIPGGLPLEEALFFVVVPLCAVLGFEAVRQVLKR; this comes from the coding sequence ATGGCGCTGACCTACCTCGCGGTCCTCGCGGGCTGCCTGATCTGCGCGATCTGGCTCGAACCCGTCCTGCACGTCGGGGTGCTGCGCCAGGTCCGGCGGCTGGCGCTCACCATCGCGCCGGTCGCGGCCCTGTTCCTGATCTGGGACCTGGCCGCGGTCCACTCCGGCTGGTGGTCCTTCGACCCCGCGCAGCTCCTAGGCGTACGCATACCGGGCGGGCTGCCGCTGGAGGAGGCGCTCTTCTTCGTGGTGGTGCCGCTGTGCGCCGTGCTCGGCTTCGAGGCGGTGCGGCAGGTCCTCAAGCGATGA
- a CDS encoding CDP-alcohol phosphatidyltransferase family protein, producing MIGDGATDWTETEGEVPAEPAVNPRAIMDWPRFVTAWAAANDGFDLRHAGPGQRWWARLAYRCGIALTRIGGTAAVTTAGAVLAALFVPLIAAGGGRWPLLAVVLMAIGLLAEGASRAVSVLLGGPMRREAFYRSLAERAAELCWLWAAAALGAATLLILICGVLMAAHEYVRARAMAGGMRPAGTSTVGDRPLRIACTFALLIIAAVVSPLAEDLPAGTSTLVLALWALLGLFGFVQLLAAARKGLRF from the coding sequence ATGATCGGCGACGGCGCGACGGACTGGACGGAGACCGAAGGCGAGGTACCCGCCGAGCCCGCCGTGAACCCGCGGGCGATCATGGACTGGCCGAGGTTCGTGACCGCCTGGGCCGCCGCCAACGACGGATTCGACCTGCGGCACGCCGGACCTGGGCAGCGCTGGTGGGCTCGGCTGGCGTACCGGTGTGGGATCGCACTGACCCGGATCGGGGGCACCGCCGCGGTGACGACCGCCGGAGCGGTGCTGGCCGCCCTGTTTGTCCCGCTGATCGCGGCGGGCGGCGGGCGCTGGCCGTTGCTGGCCGTCGTCCTCATGGCGATCGGGCTGCTGGCCGAGGGGGCCAGCCGGGCGGTGAGCGTACTGCTCGGCGGGCCGATGCGCCGGGAAGCGTTCTACCGCAGCCTCGCCGAACGGGCGGCCGAGCTCTGCTGGCTGTGGGCGGCCGCCGCGCTGGGCGCGGCCACGCTGCTCATCCTGATCTGTGGCGTGCTGATGGCAGCGCACGAGTACGTCCGCGCGCGAGCCATGGCCGGTGGCATGCGCCCGGCCGGCACGTCGACGGTAGGCGACCGTCCACTGCGGATCGCGTGCACGTTCGCCCTGCTGATCATCGCCGCCGTCGTTTCCCCGCTCGCCGAGGATCTGCCCGCCGGCACCAGCACTCTAGTGCTCGCCCTGTGGGCGTTGCTCGGTCTGTTCGGGTTCGTCCAGCTGCTGGCGGCCGCCCGCAAGGGACTCCGCTTCTGA
- the pknB gene encoding Stk1 family PASTA domain-containing Ser/Thr kinase — translation MDTQVADNLLGSLLDGRYRIRGRVARGGMATVYTATDERLERTVAIKIIHTGRATDPQFVERFTDEAKTVARLTHPNVVAVYDQGNHNGLPYLVMEYVRGRTLRDLLAERRRLSPIEALAVLEQMLSAIATAHRAGLVHRDVKPENVLIAEAPGGSAELVDAVVKVADFGLARAVAASADDGSGQLMATVAYVAPELVTSGVADPRSDVYAAGIVLFEMLTGRVPYDGDRPVDIAWQHVDRDVPPPSRFVPGLPPVTDDLVARATRRDPALRPTDAGAMLAEVQQAREVIIAAAARARPSAQPTMVVGQVRPSDRPSWARLPSPGPATRGRPAPQQQQQYPDEDPTLVERARDAYARVKGSPRGRMALTASLVVLALLVLVGGWWLGFGRYEAAPKLTGLDRASAEALARKAGFTAHFEQGRFSEEIAKDTVLEQNPPPGEKVVKGSDIDLTLSLGPERYQVPDIVGKTWELAVVDLSAVKLQPVKGAGQYSDTVPANTVIAVQPTVGTELKPGDKVTLILSKGKAPLTVPNLVGQDQGVARTTLEGMGLKVAITFQKSDKPNGQVIAQDPVDGSGVEKGQTITLTVSENQTSFAMPDVMNWGCGDAKRQLESMNLGVQVDGQMGESGWVRDMDPKPGTMVNQGQQVVIRCRVV, via the coding sequence ATGGACACTCAGGTCGCCGACAATCTCCTCGGGTCGCTGCTGGACGGCCGCTACCGCATCCGCGGGCGCGTCGCCCGCGGCGGGATGGCGACTGTCTACACCGCGACCGACGAGCGCCTCGAACGAACCGTCGCGATCAAGATCATTCACACTGGTCGCGCCACTGACCCGCAGTTCGTCGAACGGTTCACCGACGAGGCGAAGACCGTCGCCCGGTTGACCCATCCGAACGTAGTCGCGGTCTACGACCAGGGCAACCACAACGGGCTGCCCTACCTGGTGATGGAATACGTCCGGGGCCGGACGCTGCGCGATCTGCTCGCCGAACGCCGCCGGCTCAGCCCGATCGAGGCGCTCGCCGTGCTGGAGCAGATGCTCTCCGCGATCGCCACCGCGCACCGCGCGGGCCTGGTGCATCGGGACGTCAAGCCGGAGAACGTGCTGATCGCCGAGGCTCCGGGCGGCTCGGCGGAACTCGTCGACGCCGTCGTCAAGGTGGCCGACTTCGGGCTCGCCCGCGCGGTCGCGGCCAGCGCCGACGACGGTTCCGGTCAGCTCATGGCGACCGTGGCGTACGTGGCTCCCGAGCTGGTGACCAGCGGTGTCGCCGACCCCCGGTCCGACGTGTACGCGGCCGGCATCGTCCTGTTCGAGATGCTCACGGGCCGGGTTCCCTACGACGGGGACCGGCCGGTCGACATCGCCTGGCAGCACGTCGACCGGGACGTGCCGCCGCCGTCGCGATTCGTGCCGGGGCTGCCGCCGGTGACCGACGACCTCGTGGCCCGCGCGACCCGGCGTGATCCCGCGCTGCGGCCCACCGACGCGGGCGCCATGCTCGCCGAGGTGCAGCAGGCGCGCGAAGTGATCATCGCCGCGGCCGCCCGCGCCCGGCCGTCCGCTCAGCCGACCATGGTCGTCGGGCAGGTCAGGCCGTCGGACCGGCCGTCCTGGGCCCGGCTGCCGTCACCCGGCCCGGCCACCCGCGGCCGTCCCGCCCCACAACAGCAGCAGCAGTACCCCGACGAGGACCCGACGCTCGTCGAGCGCGCCCGCGACGCGTACGCGCGGGTGAAGGGCTCGCCGCGCGGCCGGATGGCGCTGACCGCCAGCCTCGTCGTGCTGGCCCTGTTGGTGCTGGTCGGTGGCTGGTGGCTCGGCTTCGGCCGCTACGAGGCCGCCCCGAAGCTGACCGGGCTCGACCGCGCCTCCGCCGAGGCGCTGGCGCGCAAGGCCGGTTTCACCGCACACTTCGAGCAGGGCCGGTTCAGCGAGGAGATCGCCAAGGACACCGTCCTGGAGCAGAACCCTCCACCCGGCGAAAAGGTCGTCAAGGGCAGCGACATCGACCTGACCCTGTCCCTGGGCCCGGAGCGCTACCAGGTGCCCGACATCGTCGGCAAGACCTGGGAACTGGCCGTCGTCGACCTGTCGGCGGTGAAGCTCCAGCCGGTCAAGGGCGCCGGGCAGTACAGCGACACCGTCCCCGCCAACACCGTCATCGCGGTCCAGCCGACCGTGGGCACCGAGCTGAAGCCCGGCGACAAGGTGACGCTCATCCTGAGCAAGGGCAAGGCCCCGCTGACCGTGCCCAACCTGGTCGGCCAGGATCAGGGCGTCGCCCGCACCACGCTGGAAGGCATGGGGCTGAAGGTCGCCATCACCTTCCAGAAGTCAGACAAGCCCAACGGCCAGGTCATCGCCCAGGACCCGGTGGACGGCTCGGGCGTGGAGAAGGGCCAGACGATCACCCTGACGGTCAGCGAGAACCAGACCTCGTTCGCCATGCCCGACGTGATGAACTGGGGCTGCGGCGACGCCAAGCGGCAGCTCGAGAGCATGAACCTGGGCGTACAGGTGGACGGGCAGATGGGCGAGAGCGGCTGGGTGCGCGACATGGACCCCAAGCCGGGCACGATGGTCAACCAGGGGCAGCAGGTCGTGATCCGCTGCCGGGTCGTCTGA
- a CDS encoding YbaK/EbsC family protein — protein MHDHPNVRAVQDALACADAVDGSGRPSTVRILPEAVHTAALAAAALGVEVGQIANSLIFSADGDPLLVLTSGAHRVDTKLIARTLELSRIDRATPEFVREHTGQAIGGVAPLGHPKPVRTIVDQALEGYAEVWAAGGVPQSVFPTTYAELLRITGGVPVKVN, from the coding sequence ATGCATGACCACCCCAACGTCCGCGCCGTGCAGGACGCCCTCGCCTGCGCCGACGCGGTGGACGGCAGCGGCCGCCCCAGCACCGTCCGCATCCTCCCGGAGGCGGTGCACACCGCGGCGCTGGCCGCGGCCGCGCTCGGCGTCGAGGTCGGCCAGATCGCCAACTCGCTGATCTTCTCCGCCGACGGCGATCCCCTCCTCGTCCTCACCTCGGGCGCGCACCGCGTGGACACCAAGCTGATCGCCCGGACCCTCGAACTGTCGCGTATAGACCGAGCTACGCCGGAGTTCGTCCGCGAGCACACGGGCCAAGCCATCGGCGGCGTCGCGCCGCTCGGTCATCCCAAGCCGGTGCGCACGATCGTCGATCAGGCACTCGAAGGGTACGCCGAGGTCTGGGCGGCCGGCGGAGTGCCCCAGTCGGTATTCCCCACCACCTACGCCGAGCTGCTGCGGATCACCGGCGGCGTACCTGTGAAGGTGAACTGA
- a CDS encoding Rv2175c family DNA-binding protein — MWDRVRVTENVSTWVNLPDVAERFGVPITKVHQWRKEGSLLAVRRDGVLRVPAELVANDTVLKHLPGVLTLLRDAGYNDEEALRWLYTADDTLPGTPAQALGGDLAREVKRRAQALAF; from the coding sequence ATGTGGGATCGTGTACGGGTGACTGAGAACGTCTCAACGTGGGTGAACCTCCCCGACGTGGCCGAACGCTTCGGCGTGCCGATCACGAAGGTCCACCAGTGGAGGAAGGAAGGCTCGCTGCTGGCGGTGCGCCGGGACGGCGTCCTGCGGGTGCCCGCGGAGCTGGTGGCGAACGACACCGTGCTCAAGCACCTCCCCGGCGTGCTGACGTTGCTGCGGGACGCCGGGTACAACGACGAAGAGGCGCTGCGGTGGCTCTACACCGCTGACGACACCCTTCCCGGCACGCCCGCGCAGGCACTCGGCGGAGACTTGGCGCGTGAGGTCAAGCGACGCGCGCAGGCGCTCGCGTTCTAG
- a CDS encoding methylenetetrahydrofolate reductase — MTLGAPSTLPGDRPTVGHLLASAEPTISFEFFAPKTPAGDVLLWQAIRELEALRPAYVSITYGAGGTTRDTTVAWTERIAGQTTLVPMGHLTAVNHSVAELRNVIGHYADSGVRNVLTVRGDPPGDPQAEWIAHPKGLTHADELVKLVRESGDFCVGVAAFVEQHPRSRSLAEDVDTLVRKFQLGADFAITQIFFNWEDYARLRDAVAARGYDNPIVPGVMPVTNVSQIERFAQLTGMVFPADLAVRLREVADDPTAVRAIGVEVATALSDRLLVEGAPGLHFITLNRSTSSREVWRNLREGALV; from the coding sequence ATGACCCTAGGCGCCCCCTCGACCTTGCCCGGCGACCGGCCGACCGTGGGACATCTGCTCGCCTCGGCGGAGCCGACGATCTCGTTCGAGTTCTTCGCGCCCAAGACGCCGGCCGGCGACGTGCTGCTCTGGCAGGCCATCCGCGAGCTGGAGGCGCTGCGCCCGGCGTACGTGTCGATCACCTATGGCGCGGGCGGCACGACCCGCGACACGACCGTGGCCTGGACCGAGCGGATCGCCGGGCAGACCACCCTGGTGCCGATGGGCCACCTCACGGCGGTCAACCACTCCGTCGCCGAGCTGCGCAACGTCATCGGGCATTACGCGGACAGCGGCGTACGCAACGTCCTGACGGTGCGCGGCGATCCGCCCGGCGATCCGCAGGCCGAGTGGATCGCGCATCCGAAGGGCCTGACCCACGCCGACGAGCTGGTCAAGCTGGTCCGCGAGAGCGGCGACTTCTGCGTGGGGGTGGCCGCGTTCGTCGAGCAGCACCCGCGCTCGCGGTCGCTGGCGGAGGACGTCGACACTCTGGTGCGCAAGTTCCAGCTCGGCGCCGACTTCGCGATCACCCAGATCTTCTTCAACTGGGAGGACTACGCCCGGCTGCGCGACGCGGTCGCGGCGCGCGGCTACGACAACCCGATCGTGCCCGGCGTCATGCCGGTTACGAACGTCTCGCAGATCGAGCGGTTCGCCCAGCTCACCGGCATGGTCTTCCCCGCGGATCTGGCCGTGCGGCTGCGCGAGGTCGCCGACGATCCCACGGCGGTACGCGCGATCGGCGTGGAGGTGGCGACCGCGCTGAGCGACCGACTTCTCGTCGAGGGCGCACCCGGATTGCACTTCATCACGTTGAACAGGTCGACATCCAGCCGGGAGGTCTGGCGCAACCTGCGAGAGGGTGCGCTCGTGTAG
- a CDS encoding lycopene cyclase domain-containing protein: MTYTVSVVLGLLAAVAIDLWVLRTRLVAGVVFWATYPIVLLFQLLSNGVLTGRGVVVYADWTILGLRIAYAPVEDLLFGFALVLLTLSVWVWLGRRTPAGR, translated from the coding sequence ATGACGTACACGGTCTCGGTGGTCCTGGGGCTGCTGGCCGCCGTCGCGATCGACCTCTGGGTGCTGCGTACGCGGCTGGTGGCCGGGGTCGTGTTCTGGGCGACCTATCCGATCGTGCTGCTGTTCCAGTTGCTGTCCAACGGCGTGCTCACCGGGCGCGGCGTCGTCGTCTACGCCGACTGGACGATCCTGGGCCTGCGGATCGCGTACGCCCCGGTGGAGGATCTGCTGTTCGGCTTCGCCCTCGTGCTGCTCACCCTGTCGGTCTGGGTCTGGCTCGGACGGCGTACGCCAGCAGGGCGATGA
- a CDS encoding SAV_6107 family HEPN domain-containing protein: MTTPSLIAGAARTTVSAHLLPHRTPVELIALARRGLLEASAAPSAAQRYATAHLAALRAAAAVLAMRAQPVAGRRRSRVTSAWLLLIKVAPELAEWAEFFAVGAAKRSAAEAGIAKVTTREADDLVRAAGQFIDVVQGSLGLSHPAPVA; encoded by the coding sequence ATGACCACGCCATCGCTGATCGCGGGTGCCGCCCGTACCACCGTCTCCGCTCATCTGCTGCCGCATCGCACCCCCGTCGAGCTGATCGCGCTCGCTCGCCGCGGCCTGCTCGAAGCCTCCGCCGCGCCGTCGGCCGCCCAGCGATACGCCACCGCTCACCTGGCCGCCCTGCGCGCGGCCGCCGCCGTTCTCGCCATGCGCGCTCAGCCCGTCGCCGGTCGTCGCCGGTCCCGGGTGACCAGCGCCTGGCTCCTGCTCATCAAGGTCGCCCCGGAGCTGGCGGAGTGGGCCGAGTTCTTCGCCGTCGGCGCCGCCAAGCGGTCGGCCGCCGAGGCCGGCATCGCCAAGGTGACCACCCGGGAGGCCGACGACCTGGTGCGCGCCGCCGGCCAGTTCATCGACGTCGTCCAGGGCTCGCTGGGCCTGTCCCATCCCGCCCCGGTCGCCTGA
- a CDS encoding ribonuclease domain-containing protein has protein sequence MEISRRRLPVLVAVASVLIVVLATVLGFCAGRSADTPAGSPTSAMSASAAKTPVSGLPTVAVAKLPQQARDTLVLIDKGGPYPYDRDGIVFGNNERLLPQQTRGYYHEYTVPTPGSRDRGARRLVVGQGGDIYYTDDHYASFRQVLR, from the coding sequence ATGGAGATCAGCCGGCGTCGCCTGCCCGTCCTCGTCGCCGTGGCGTCGGTGCTGATCGTGGTCCTCGCGACCGTGCTGGGCTTCTGCGCCGGCCGGTCGGCGGACACCCCGGCCGGCTCGCCGACGTCAGCGATGTCGGCCTCGGCAGCGAAGACCCCGGTCTCCGGCCTGCCCACCGTGGCCGTCGCGAAGTTGCCGCAGCAGGCCCGGGACACCCTCGTGCTGATCGACAAGGGTGGTCCCTACCCGTACGACCGGGACGGGATCGTCTTCGGCAACAACGAGCGCCTGCTGCCCCAACAGACCCGCGGCTACTACCACGAGTACACGGTCCCCACCCCGGGGTCACGAGATCGGGGCGCCCGGCGGCTGGTCGTCGGCCAGGGCGGCGACATCTACTACACCGACGATCACTACGCGTCGTTCCGGCAGGTGCTCAGGTAG
- a CDS encoding GNAT family N-acetyltransferase has product MRLIAWTPEDLQRRLSEVIEVYGEAMGHSGADLQARAGRFAAHVRRPDVRGVATLTTDGQLLGFGYGYPGGPGQWWHDQVSSALDADQRKLWMTDPFEIVELHVRPAAQGHGIGAQQLSALLKMATGETALLSTPEADEQKSRAWRLYRRFGFSDVLRHFLFPGDFRPFAVLGRPLPLD; this is encoded by the coding sequence ATCCGGCTGATCGCCTGGACTCCGGAAGACCTGCAACGGCGGCTGTCCGAAGTCATCGAGGTCTACGGGGAGGCGATGGGACACTCCGGCGCCGACCTGCAGGCTCGGGCCGGGCGCTTCGCCGCCCACGTACGCCGTCCCGACGTGCGGGGCGTCGCCACCCTGACGACGGACGGGCAGTTGCTCGGCTTCGGCTACGGCTATCCGGGCGGGCCCGGCCAGTGGTGGCACGACCAGGTCAGCTCGGCGCTCGACGCCGACCAGCGCAAACTCTGGATGACCGATCCGTTCGAGATCGTCGAGCTGCACGTACGCCCGGCGGCGCAGGGCCACGGCATCGGCGCCCAGCAGCTCAGCGCCCTGCTGAAGATGGCGACCGGGGAGACCGCGCTGCTGTCCACACCGGAGGCGGACGAGCAGAAGTCCCGTGCCTGGCGGCTCTACCGCCGGTTCGGCTTCTCCGATGTGCTGCGTCATTTCCTCTTCCCGGGAGACTTCCGTCCGTTCGCCGTGCTGGGCCGTCCGCTGCCGCTGGACTGA
- a CDS encoding STAS domain-containing protein encodes MLSPETPPPEPVVWTLGPVLVRADIPVLCERLTTLLDAVDGVVVFDVSAVCRPDAVTVDALARLQLTARRRGRRIVITGASPRLLLLVSLIGVDGLLPLD; translated from the coding sequence GTGCTCAGCCCAGAGACGCCGCCGCCCGAGCCGGTCGTCTGGACGCTCGGCCCGGTGCTGGTCCGCGCCGACATCCCGGTGCTCTGCGAACGGCTGACGACCCTGCTCGACGCCGTCGACGGGGTGGTGGTCTTCGACGTCAGCGCGGTCTGTCGTCCGGACGCGGTGACCGTGGACGCCCTGGCCCGCCTGCAGCTGACCGCCCGGCGGCGCGGACGCCGCATCGTGATCACCGGGGCGAGCCCGAGGCTCCTCCTGCTCGTCTCGCTGATCGGCGTCGACGGTCTCCTCCCCCTCGACTGA
- a CDS encoding sigma-70 family RNA polymerase sigma factor produces MTVIADHGNDHRAEQLEPYRGELTGYCYRMLGSGFEAEDAVQETMVRAWKAYDRFEGRSALRSWLYRIATNVCLDMVGGAQRRARPMDLGPASTAAGLPDAPLPEPTWLMPVPDSQVLPSNGDPADVAVARDSIRLAFVAALQHLAPRQRAVLILREVLQWSAAETAELLDTTVASVNSALQRARATLATVDTTRSDTLDALDEAQQEFLGKYVAAFESYDLDALARLLHDDVVLSMPPLEMWLRGPVEIRAWMLGTGNGCRDSRLVPTAANGSPAFGQYRPAANGQGHEPWALIILEIVDGKISHVNNFLDTERLFPLFGLPPRLD; encoded by the coding sequence GTGACTGTCATCGCTGATCACGGCAACGATCACCGGGCAGAGCAGCTCGAGCCCTATCGCGGCGAGCTGACGGGTTACTGCTATCGGATGCTCGGCTCCGGCTTCGAGGCCGAGGACGCCGTGCAGGAGACCATGGTGCGGGCCTGGAAGGCGTACGACCGGTTTGAGGGGCGTTCGGCCCTGCGGTCCTGGCTCTATCGCATCGCGACCAATGTCTGCCTCGACATGGTCGGCGGCGCGCAGCGCCGGGCCCGGCCGATGGACCTCGGCCCGGCCTCGACCGCGGCCGGCCTGCCCGACGCGCCGCTGCCCGAGCCGACCTGGCTGATGCCGGTGCCGGACAGCCAGGTGCTGCCGTCCAACGGCGACCCCGCCGACGTCGCGGTCGCGCGGGACAGCATCCGGCTCGCCTTCGTCGCCGCGTTGCAGCATCTCGCGCCCCGCCAGCGGGCCGTGCTCATCCTGCGCGAGGTGCTCCAGTGGTCGGCCGCCGAGACGGCCGAGCTGCTCGACACCACCGTCGCCTCGGTCAACAGCGCGCTTCAGCGGGCGCGGGCGACGCTCGCCACAGTCGACACCACCCGGTCTGACACCCTCGACGCGCTCGACGAGGCGCAGCAGGAGTTCCTCGGCAAATACGTCGCCGCCTTCGAGAGCTACGACCTCGACGCGCTGGCCAGACTGCTGCACGACGACGTCGTCCTGTCGATGCCGCCGCTGGAGATGTGGCTGCGCGGCCCAGTGGAGATCCGGGCCTGGATGCTCGGCACCGGCAACGGCTGCCGCGACTCCCGGCTGGTCCCGACGGCCGCCAACGGGAGCCCGGCGTTCGGGCAGTACCGGCCGGCGGCGAACGGCCAGGGGCACGAGCCGTGGGCGTTGATCATCCTGGAGATCGTCGACGGGAAGATCTCGCACGTGAACAACTTCCTGGACACCGAACGGCTGTTCCCCCTATTCGGGCTCCCGCCCCGGCTCGACTAG
- a CDS encoding polyprenyl synthetase family protein yields MTSSAVPHPTDEADLRRRVDGALRAFLTDRRAQLVAIDPELAPLSDAIDALVLGGGKRLRPAFGYWGYRAAGGVDSDAVVAAVSSLELVQASALIHDDLIDRSDTRRGEPAAHRRFSELHLKNAWHGESADFGASAAILLGDACLVWSDELLHAGGLDPVTLARCRPVFDAMRTEVTAGQYLDVLTQATGDTSMRRAGTVARYKSAKYTVERPLLLGAAIADAPVALRVAYSGFGVPLGEAFQMRDDILGVFGDPLVTGKPAGDDLREGKRTYLIAATLDRATPAEREALLDRLGSPDLDAAGVATLREIIVGTGALARTEERIAELTGAALDALRGAELDADGERMLLRLAEASTRRAT; encoded by the coding sequence GTGACTTCATCGGCGGTGCCCCACCCCACCGACGAGGCCGATCTGCGCCGTCGGGTGGACGGGGCGCTGCGTGCGTTCCTCACCGATCGGCGGGCCCAGCTCGTCGCGATCGACCCTGAGCTGGCCCCGCTCTCCGACGCGATCGACGCGCTCGTGCTGGGCGGCGGCAAGCGGCTTCGGCCGGCGTTCGGGTACTGGGGATATCGGGCGGCCGGCGGCGTGGACTCGGACGCCGTCGTGGCCGCCGTCTCGTCGTTGGAGTTGGTGCAGGCCAGCGCCCTGATCCACGACGATCTCATCGACCGTTCCGACACCCGGCGCGGCGAGCCCGCGGCCCACCGGCGGTTCAGCGAACTGCACCTGAAGAACGCCTGGCACGGCGAATCGGCCGACTTCGGCGCATCCGCCGCGATCCTGCTCGGCGACGCCTGCCTGGTCTGGTCGGACGAACTGCTGCACGCGGGCGGGCTGGACCCGGTGACGCTGGCCCGCTGCCGCCCGGTCTTCGACGCGATGCGGACCGAGGTGACCGCCGGGCAGTACCTCGACGTGCTCACCCAGGCGACCGGGGACACCTCGATGCGCCGGGCCGGGACCGTGGCCCGGTACAAGTCGGCGAAGTACACCGTCGAGCGCCCGTTGCTGCTCGGCGCGGCGATCGCGGACGCCCCGGTGGCGCTGCGGGTGGCGTACTCGGGGTTCGGGGTGCCGCTGGGCGAGGCGTTCCAGATGCGCGACGACATCCTCGGGGTGTTCGGCGACCCGCTGGTCACCGGCAAACCGGCGGGCGACGACCTGCGGGAAGGCAAGCGCACCTATCTCATCGCGGCCACCCTCGACCGGGCCACCCCCGCCGAGCGGGAGGCGCTGCTCGACCGGCTCGGCAGTCCGGACCTCGACGCCGCGGGCGTCGCCACCCTCCGCGAGATCATCGTCGGCACGGGCGCTCTCGCGCGTACCGAGGAGAGAATCGCGGAATTGACCGGCGCGGCGCTGGACGCGTTGCGCGGCGCGGAATTGGACGCCGACGGCGAGCGGATGTTGTTGCGGCTCGCGGAGGCCAGCACCCGGCGGGCTACCTGA